A genome region from Clostridium pasteurianum includes the following:
- a CDS encoding HD-GYP domain-containing protein, with protein sequence MRLAQIENVKEGSILGKTLYDGEGRTLLARGVVLKQSTIERIKDLNIYTIYIDDEYSKDIIVEDVIKPEIRRNAIKMVRNTFYNINKYNNKENYTGRNLYKESEEDFKSIYYIATEIIDEILSQKNVMLGLVDIKSFDDYTYQHSVNVAVISLIIGIKLKFHKYELFDLCVGALLHDIGKVFIPNEILNKESKLTEEENKILQQHTVKGYEYLRGLYEISVPARIIALQHHERIGGQGYPEGRAGDKISTLSKIVAVADVYDAMTSDKVYERAVAPNDAVEYIMANSGNRFEHRVVQAFVKSVIPYPEGTIVNLSNGEIGLVVKIYENLTLRPDVKLIYSEDSNRINETIKLIEENSIVIEGIAKDVPEKEKN encoded by the coding sequence ATGAGATTGGCTCAAATAGAAAATGTAAAAGAAGGAAGTATTTTAGGTAAAACATTATATGATGGAGAAGGAAGAACTCTTTTAGCCAGAGGTGTTGTACTTAAACAAAGTACAATAGAGAGAATAAAGGACCTTAATATATATACTATATATATTGACGATGAATATAGTAAAGATATTATAGTTGAAGATGTTATAAAACCTGAAATTAGAAGAAATGCTATTAAGATGGTAAGAAATACTTTTTACAATATTAATAAGTATAATAATAAAGAAAATTATACTGGAAGAAATCTTTATAAGGAAAGTGAAGAAGATTTTAAGTCAATATATTACATAGCGACAGAAATTATTGACGAAATTTTGTCGCAAAAGAATGTTATGTTGGGTTTAGTAGACATAAAAAGTTTTGATGATTATACATATCAACATTCTGTTAATGTAGCTGTAATATCACTTATTATAGGTATAAAACTTAAATTTCACAAGTATGAATTGTTCGATTTATGTGTAGGTGCACTTTTGCATGACATTGGTAAGGTATTTATACCTAATGAAATATTAAATAAGGAATCCAAACTTACAGAAGAAGAAAATAAAATATTGCAGCAACATACAGTAAAGGGGTATGAATATTTAAGAGGACTTTATGAAATATCTGTTCCAGCTAGGATAATAGCACTTCAGCATCATGAAAGAATAGGCGGCCAGGGGTATCCAGAAGGTAGAGCAGGCGATAAAATTAGTACTCTTTCCAAAATAGTTGCGGTAGCAGATGTTTATGATGCTATGACTTCTGATAAGGTTTATGAAAGAGCAGTTGCTCCGAATGATGCCGTAGAATACATAATGGCGAATAGCGGAAATAGGTTTGAGCATAGAGTAGTACAAGCTTTTGTAAAGTCTGTTATACCATATCCTGAAGGAACAATTGTAAATCTAAGTAATGGTGAAATAGGTTTAGTAGTAAAAATATATGAAAACTTAACTTTAAGGCCAGATGTAAAGTTAATTTATAGTGAAGATAGTAATAGAATAAATGAAACTATAAAGCTAATTGAGGAAAATTCCATAGTAATAGAGGGCATTGCAAAAGATGTGCCTGAAAAGGAAAAAAATTAA
- a CDS encoding serine hydrolase domain-containing protein, which translates to MESIDIKDAGMNPKKLLELDSIVKAQYKDIEGIVVLRKDCIAFERYYNGFKPSDTLHVASVTKSIISALIGIAIDKGYIKSVDEKVLDFFPEYDFNSADTQKQAITLRHLLTMTAPYPFKAWHEPFERLCRQTDWVKYTLDCLGRGGKIGDFKYSSEGVHLLSAIITRSTGKCAREFANEYLFKPIGMRKIPDCKMKGFRVNDLFGNDIKGWVKDPNGNSIGGWGLTLTPVDMARFGLLYINDGVCNDKQIISKGWIRESIDLHSEVKFKNTILKYGYLWWLKTEDGVFSYAAIGDGGNIICCIPEKKLVVSIIAKWTPKAPPDRWKLIKKGILPAIID; encoded by the coding sequence ATGGAAAGCATAGATATTAAAGATGCAGGAATGAACCCCAAGAAACTTTTAGAGCTTGATTCAATTGTAAAAGCTCAATATAAAGATATAGAAGGAATAGTTGTTCTTAGAAAGGATTGCATTGCTTTTGAAAGATACTATAATGGTTTCAAGCCTTCTGATACTTTACATGTAGCATCTGTTACGAAGAGTATTATATCAGCGCTAATTGGAATTGCAATAGACAAAGGGTATATTAAAAGTGTAGATGAAAAGGTACTGGATTTCTTCCCTGAATATGATTTTAATTCTGCTGATACGCAGAAACAGGCAATAACACTGAGGCATCTTCTCACAATGACTGCTCCATATCCATTTAAAGCCTGGCATGAGCCCTTTGAGAGATTATGCAGGCAGACAGATTGGGTAAAATACACACTTGATTGTCTTGGACGTGGTGGAAAAATTGGAGATTTTAAATATTCCTCTGAAGGAGTCCATTTGCTTTCAGCTATTATTACTCGAAGTACAGGGAAATGTGCCCGTGAGTTTGCCAATGAGTATTTATTTAAGCCTATTGGTATGAGGAAAATTCCAGATTGTAAAATGAAGGGATTTAGAGTTAATGATTTATTTGGAAACGATATAAAGGGATGGGTCAAAGATCCAAATGGTAATTCTATAGGTGGCTGGGGGCTTACACTAACGCCCGTAGATATGGCACGATTTGGACTTTTATATATAAATGATGGAGTTTGCAATGATAAACAGATTATTTCTAAAGGATGGATTCGTGAATCGATAGATCTTCATTCAGAAGTAAAGTTTAAAAACACAATTTTAAAATACGGTTATCTCTGGTGGCTTAAAACTGAAGATGGAGTTTTTTCATATGCAGCCATAGGTGATGGTGGTAATATTATCTGCTGTATACCAGAGAAAAAATTAGTTGTATCAATTATTGCTAAGTGGACACCTAAGGCCCCCCCTGATAGATGGAAGCTCATTAAGAAAGGGATTCTTCCTGCTATAATAGATTAA
- a CDS encoding excinuclease ABC subunit UvrA, translating to MEEIKIKGARIHNLKNINISIPKNKLIAITGVSGSGKTSLAFDIIFEEGRRQYLKSLGILTEIDNENKFDSIQGLGPAIAVKQNIVRQSNPRSTVGSRTGILNMLAFLYSGEGKILCSVCKSSVNNNLICNNCGNVEERLNPSFFSYNSSDGMCMKCSGRGTYFEINLEKLVPNKLTTLKQVFDSVKVTPGFMKLLEKKFKQYFSIAFLQLPLEVKNEVIYGHYENGKQSYSLTRIFQSRYEKGEDLDDIYTMVTCSDCHGFRVGDEAHRVLLNGKHIGELGKMTILEMHDFLKTLSNEKTLTQFGQNLFKDILSKTRNLIKFRLGHLSLYREMSTLSGGEIQRLFLNEHLEAKLNSLIYVLDEPTAGLHETEKIETLKAIKELKELGNTVIVVDHDKNTIKMADHIIDIGPKAGASGGQVIYQGDLEGLLKCSESITGKYLSGKITMPERKTHQKINLNDKRPCLTIHNANTNNLKNVTVSLPLGAMVGIAGKSGSGKSSLVENTLLPLLKSYFHNQSNKDKLEGIKNISGYAEISQAPIGKNMNSNPVSYIGIWDKIRSLFANEPEAIKQNFTAGHFSFNSKGACSACGGSGYEKIWLTSNLSIDKICSKCDGKRFNDEALSIKYKGKNIYDVLEMSVSEAVNFFRDGLGIIKTLKVLDQIGMGYMKLGQPTPTLSGGEAQRIKLAKEIGKCKKGNILYVLDEPTTGLSAYDTAKLISLLDKLIANGNSVIVVEHNIEVLKSCDWIVELGPEGGEKGGHIIAEGSPKMLKENSNSITGRYL from the coding sequence ATGGAAGAAATAAAAATTAAGGGAGCAAGAATTCATAATCTGAAAAATATAAACATTTCTATTCCGAAGAACAAACTTATAGCTATAACAGGGGTAAGTGGTTCAGGTAAAACTAGTCTTGCCTTTGACATTATATTTGAAGAAGGTCGCAGACAATACCTTAAGTCACTAGGAATACTTACAGAGATTGATAATGAAAACAAATTTGACAGTATTCAAGGTTTAGGTCCTGCTATAGCAGTTAAGCAGAACATTGTCCGTCAAAGCAATCCTCGCTCAACTGTAGGGTCAAGAACTGGTATTCTTAATATGCTAGCATTTCTTTATTCAGGTGAAGGAAAGATACTTTGTTCTGTATGCAAATCATCAGTAAATAATAATCTCATTTGTAATAACTGCGGCAATGTAGAAGAACGTTTAAATCCAAGCTTTTTTTCGTACAACTCTTCAGATGGAATGTGCATGAAGTGCTCTGGACGTGGAACATATTTTGAGATTAACCTTGAAAAGCTAGTTCCAAATAAACTCACAACTTTAAAACAAGTTTTTGATAGCGTGAAAGTGACTCCAGGCTTTATGAAGTTATTGGAGAAAAAATTCAAACAATATTTTTCAATTGCATTTTTACAATTGCCTCTAGAAGTTAAAAATGAAGTGATTTATGGACATTATGAAAATGGAAAGCAAAGCTACTCTTTAACAAGAATCTTTCAAAGTCGTTATGAAAAAGGTGAAGACTTGGACGACATTTATACTATGGTTACTTGCTCTGATTGCCATGGCTTTAGGGTAGGAGATGAAGCTCACAGAGTTCTTTTAAATGGAAAGCATATTGGAGAACTTGGGAAAATGACAATTTTAGAAATGCACGATTTTCTAAAAACTTTATCAAATGAAAAAACATTAACACAGTTTGGGCAAAATCTATTTAAAGATATTCTCAGTAAAACAAGGAATCTAATTAAATTTCGTTTAGGTCATTTAAGTCTCTACAGAGAAATGTCAACCTTAAGTGGTGGAGAAATACAGAGACTTTTTCTAAATGAACATCTAGAAGCAAAGCTTAATTCACTTATCTATGTACTTGATGAACCAACAGCAGGTTTGCACGAAACTGAAAAAATTGAAACTCTAAAAGCTATCAAGGAACTAAAAGAATTAGGCAATACAGTTATTGTAGTGGATCATGACAAAAACACTATCAAAATGGCAGATCATATTATTGATATTGGTCCTAAAGCTGGTGCTTCTGGTGGTCAAGTAATATATCAAGGTGATTTGGAGGGATTACTTAAGTGCAGCGAGTCAATAACAGGTAAGTATCTTTCAGGAAAAATCACTATGCCAGAAAGAAAAACACATCAAAAAATTAACCTCAACGATAAAAGACCATGTCTGACTATTCATAATGCAAACACAAATAATCTTAAAAATGTGACTGTATCACTTCCTTTAGGAGCAATGGTAGGAATAGCTGGTAAATCAGGAAGTGGAAAAAGTTCACTTGTAGAGAATACCCTCTTACCTCTCTTAAAAAGTTATTTTCATAATCAAAGTAATAAGGATAAATTAGAAGGCATAAAAAACATATCTGGATATGCAGAAATATCTCAGGCTCCCATTGGTAAGAACATGAATTCAAATCCTGTCTCTTATATAGGCATCTGGGATAAAATACGCAGCTTGTTTGCCAATGAGCCAGAAGCAATTAAGCAAAATTTTACTGCTGGCCATTTTTCTTTTAATTCAAAGGGGGCTTGCAGTGCATGTGGTGGAAGTGGTTATGAAAAAATATGGCTTACAAGTAACCTGAGTATAGACAAAATTTGCAGTAAGTGTGATGGAAAAAGATTCAATGATGAGGCTCTTTCAATTAAATATAAAGGCAAAAATATATACGATGTCCTTGAAATGAGCGTATCTGAAGCAGTGAATTTTTTTAGAGATGGTCTAGGTATAATAAAAACTTTGAAGGTATTAGATCAAATCGGTATGGGTTATATGAAACTAGGTCAACCTACGCCTACTTTAAGCGGCGGTGAAGCTCAAAGAATAAAACTTGCTAAAGAAATTGGCAAATGTAAAAAAGGAAATATTCTTTATGTGCTTGATGAACCAACTACAGGGCTTAGTGCATACGATACTGCAAAGCTTATTAGCTTATTAGATAAGCTTATAGCAAATGGAAATTCTGTAATTGTTGTTGAACATAATATAGAAGTTTTAAAAAGCTGTGATTGGATTGTTGAGCTTGGACCTGAGGGAGGCGAAAAAGGAGGGCACATTATTGCAGAAGGTTCGCCAAAAATGTTAAAAGAAAACTCAAATTCTATAACTGGGAGGTATTTATAA
- a CDS encoding aspartate kinase has protein sequence MKIVVTKFGGSSLADSNQFRKVKGIIDADKSRKYIIPSAPGKRNSKDYKITDLLYLCHAHVKNGIPFDDVFKLISQRYIEIVNELNIDIDINYYLTKIKENIENGASSDYAASRGEFLNGLILSKYLGAEFIDAAEVMFFDKSGTFDEQKSYAKIKERVLACDKAVIPGFYGSSFDGEVKTFSRGGSDITGSIISAGVNADLYENWTDVSGFLMADPRIVDNPKTIARISYKELRELSYMGATVLHEEAIFPVKDSGIPINIKNTNKPSDPGTLILSDIHKEVNIGTITGIAGKKNFTVIAIEKALLNSEIGFCRRLLSVLEMYGISFEHMPSGVDSVSLVLEDSELDGKCDKVIDEIKKQCNPDSIEVHPNMALISTVGTGMAKTKGTAAKIFSALAKENINIRMIDQGSSEINVTVGIETADFEKAVKSIYNAFN, from the coding sequence AAGGAATAATAGATGCAGATAAAAGTCGTAAATACATAATTCCATCTGCACCTGGAAAGAGAAACAGCAAAGATTACAAAATAACTGATCTACTTTATTTGTGTCATGCTCATGTCAAAAATGGTATACCTTTTGATGATGTCTTTAAATTAATTTCTCAAAGGTACATAGAAATAGTAAACGAGCTAAACATAGATATTGATATTAACTATTATCTTACAAAAATCAAAGAAAATATTGAAAATGGGGCTTCAAGTGACTACGCAGCAAGTAGAGGAGAATTTCTAAATGGATTAATCTTATCAAAATATTTAGGTGCTGAATTTATAGATGCTGCTGAGGTTATGTTCTTTGATAAGTCAGGTACATTCGATGAACAAAAGAGCTATGCTAAGATTAAAGAAAGAGTTTTAGCCTGTGATAAAGCTGTTATTCCTGGTTTCTATGGCTCATCCTTTGATGGTGAAGTTAAAACTTTTTCAAGAGGTGGTTCTGACATTACAGGTTCCATAATATCTGCTGGCGTTAATGCCGATTTATATGAAAACTGGACTGATGTTTCAGGCTTCCTAATGGCAGACCCTAGAATAGTTGATAATCCAAAAACTATAGCAAGAATATCTTACAAAGAACTTAGAGAGTTATCCTACATGGGTGCCACTGTTCTTCATGAGGAAGCAATATTTCCTGTAAAAGATTCTGGAATACCAATAAATATTAAAAATACAAATAAACCTTCTGATCCAGGAACTCTTATATTAAGTGATATCCATAAGGAAGTTAACATAGGCACAATAACAGGTATTGCTGGTAAAAAGAACTTCACAGTAATAGCTATAGAAAAAGCTCTTTTAAATAGTGAAATAGGCTTTTGCAGAAGACTGCTTTCTGTGCTTGAAATGTATGGAATATCATTTGAACATATGCCTTCTGGTGTGGATTCCGTTTCTCTTGTTTTAGAGGATTCCGAATTAGATGGAAAATGCGATAAAGTAATAGATGAAATTAAAAAGCAGTGTAATCCTGATTCAATAGAAGTTCATCCTAACATGGCATTAATATCAACAGTAGGTACTGGAATGGCAAAGACTAAAGGAACTGCTGCAAAAATATTTAGTGCTCTTGCAAAAGAAAACATAAATATAAGAATGATAGATCAAGGTTCTAGTGAAATAAATGTAACTGTAGGTATTGAAACGGCTGATTTTGAAAAGGCTGTAAAGTCAATATATAATGCTTTTAATTAA
- a CDS encoding polyphosphate kinase 2 family protein: MDISNFKISSKNDFKLKDIKTDYTYDITSKETAKALLEENIKTMARLQDKLYSQSHYGILIILQGMDTSGKDSAIKHVMSGVNPQGTGVFSFKEPSSEDLKHDYLRKAAVHLPERGQIQIFNRSYYEEVLVVRVHNLLKNENLPDDFITSDIWEKRYNHINNFEKYLFENAIIPIKLFLHISKDEQKKRLIARIDDKSKNWKFSGADIRERKYWDTYQKYYEETISRTSTEIAPWYVIPSDKKWFARLLISDIIVQTLENLKLEYPKLSDSEITNLDEYRKQL, from the coding sequence ATGGATATATCTAATTTTAAAATAAGTTCAAAGAATGATTTCAAATTAAAGGATATAAAAACAGACTATACATATGATATAACTTCAAAGGAAACTGCCAAAGCTCTTCTTGAGGAAAACATAAAAACAATGGCAAGACTTCAAGATAAGCTATATTCTCAAAGTCATTATGGCATCTTAATTATCCTTCAGGGCATGGATACTTCAGGAAAGGATAGTGCTATAAAACATGTAATGTCTGGTGTTAATCCTCAGGGTACAGGTGTTTTTAGTTTTAAGGAGCCTTCATCAGAAGATCTTAAACACGATTATTTAAGAAAAGCAGCAGTACACTTACCAGAAAGAGGCCAAATACAGATTTTTAATCGTTCTTACTATGAAGAGGTACTGGTTGTAAGAGTACATAACCTTCTCAAAAATGAAAATCTGCCAGATGATTTTATCACATCAGACATATGGGAAAAACGCTATAATCACATAAATAACTTCGAAAAATATCTATTTGAAAACGCAATAATTCCAATTAAATTATTTTTGCACATATCAAAAGATGAACAGAAAAAAAGGCTTATTGCCAGAATAGATGATAAATCAAAAAATTGGAAATTTTCAGGAGCGGATATAAGGGAACGTAAATATTGGGATACTTATCAGAAATATTATGAAGAAACAATCTCAAGAACTTCAACAGAAATTGCTCCTTGGTATGTGATTCCATCTGATAAAAAGTGGTTTGCAAGACTTTTAATATCAGATATAATTGTGCAAACCCTAGAGAATCTAAAATTAGAATATCCTAAATTAAGTGACTCTGAAATAACTAATTTAGATGAATACAGGAAGCAATTGTAG
- a CDS encoding AraC family transcriptional regulator: MINAESKKEYLRRIYKVQDYLEAHLHDSISLEELSNVAGFSKFHFHRIFKAIVNESLSQYVNRLKLEKSTQMLIHRKDMTVTDIAYHFGFTDSAVFSRSFKNHFDISPTCYRNHYSKNCKDLYKISKYNEYVPKIECKNKHTLGEVSTEILMLSSIHVAYVRHMGSYKNLAINFSKLLEKLYKYAAKQKLIEAGRTKFLAIYHDNPEFTEADKLRTSICIIIPDDVLVEENSDVGSMILSSGKYVVGHFNIFQDEFSDAWDFMYGEWLTNSGFKPRDSFPFEVYLNDPNTNPEHKILVDIYLPIEPL; the protein is encoded by the coding sequence ATGATAAATGCTGAAAGCAAAAAAGAATATTTACGTCGTATTTATAAAGTACAGGATTATTTAGAAGCTCATTTACATGATTCCATTTCTCTTGAAGAGCTTTCTAATGTTGCAGGTTTTTCAAAATTTCATTTTCACAGAATTTTTAAAGCAATAGTAAATGAATCTTTATCTCAATACGTAAATCGTTTAAAGCTAGAGAAGTCAACTCAGATGCTTATTCATCGCAAGGATATGACAGTTACAGATATTGCCTATCACTTTGGTTTCACTGATTCTGCAGTATTTTCGAGGTCATTTAAAAATCACTTTGACATAAGTCCAACTTGTTATAGAAATCACTATAGCAAGAATTGCAAAGACCTTTACAAAATTTCTAAGTATAATGAGTATGTACCAAAAATTGAATGTAAAAATAAGCACACTTTGGGTGAAGTAAGTACTGAAATATTAATGCTTTCAAGTATACATGTTGCGTATGTTAGACATATGGGTTCATATAAAAATCTAGCCATTAACTTTTCAAAACTTCTGGAAAAACTATATAAGTATGCAGCCAAACAAAAGCTTATAGAAGCTGGAAGAACAAAGTTTTTAGCTATTTATCATGATAATCCTGAATTCACAGAAGCAGATAAGCTTAGAACCAGTATTTGTATTATAATTCCAGATGATGTGCTTGTTGAAGAAAACAGTGATGTTGGCAGTATGATACTTTCATCTGGAAAATATGTTGTAGGTCATTTTAACATTTTTCAAGATGAGTTTAGTGATGCCTGGGACTTTATGTATGGTGAATGGCTTACAAATAGTGGCTTTAAACCTCGTGATTCATTTCCTTTTGAAGTATACCTTAATGATCCAAATACTAATCCAGAGCATAAAATTTTAGTTGATATATACCTGCCTATAGAACCACTGTAA
- a CDS encoding aspartate ammonia-lyase, with amino-acid sequence MDFRVESDSIGEKMVPKDVYYGVQTLRGADNFRITGLRLNVEFIRSIVQVKKAAAITNCEIGTLDRNIEQAIIRACDEIVDGALKEDFIIDPIQGGAGTSINMNANEVIANRAIEILGEEKGNYSIVHPNDHVNMGQSTNDVIPTAGKITALRLVSKTIDKLKELDSALEKKSREFKDVIKMGRTQLQDAVPITLGQEFKAYSAVVKRDIIRIEKAKEELKVVNIGGTAVGTGINADNRYVERIVPRLSFVTGLNLKKAEDLIDSTQNLDGFSSISSAIKTCAVNLSKIANDLRLMSSGPRTGLGEINLPAKQNGSSIMPGKVNPVIPEVINQIAFNIIGNDVTVSMAVEAGQLELNAFEPVIFYNVFESIETLTNGVDTLIKNCIVGITANEEKCSELVNNSVGMVTALCPYVGYTEAAKIAKMAIRTGDSVKKVILKEGILKEKDINNIINPFRMITPGIVGK; translated from the coding sequence ATGGATTTTAGAGTCGAAAGTGATTCTATAGGAGAAAAAATGGTTCCGAAGGATGTGTACTATGGTGTTCAAACTTTAAGGGGTGCAGATAATTTTAGAATAACAGGTTTGAGACTCAATGTAGAGTTCATAAGGAGTATTGTTCAAGTAAAAAAGGCTGCAGCAATAACAAACTGTGAAATTGGAACATTAGATAGAAACATTGAACAGGCTATAATTAGAGCATGCGATGAAATAGTAGATGGTGCGCTAAAAGAAGATTTTATAATTGACCCAATTCAAGGTGGAGCAGGAACATCTATAAATATGAATGCCAATGAAGTTATAGCAAATAGGGCAATAGAAATTTTAGGAGAAGAAAAAGGAAATTATAGTATAGTTCATCCCAATGATCATGTAAATATGGGGCAATCAACTAATGATGTAATACCTACAGCAGGAAAGATAACAGCATTGAGATTAGTTTCGAAAACTATAGATAAATTGAAAGAACTTGATTCAGCACTTGAAAAAAAGTCAAGAGAATTTAAGGATGTTATAAAAATGGGAAGAACACAGCTTCAAGATGCTGTACCAATCACATTGGGACAGGAATTCAAGGCTTACAGTGCTGTAGTAAAAAGAGATATTATAAGAATTGAAAAAGCTAAAGAAGAACTTAAAGTTGTAAATATAGGGGGAACAGCAGTAGGAACAGGAATTAATGCAGATAATAGATATGTAGAAAGAATAGTGCCAAGGCTCTCATTCGTTACGGGATTAAATTTAAAGAAGGCAGAGGACTTAATAGATAGCACTCAAAATTTAGATGGTTTTTCTAGTATATCATCAGCTATAAAAACGTGTGCGGTAAACTTATCAAAGATCGCTAATGACTTAAGGCTAATGTCATCGGGACCTAGAACAGGTTTAGGAGAAATAAATCTTCCAGCAAAACAAAATGGCTCTTCAATAATGCCTGGGAAAGTAAATCCTGTAATACCAGAGGTTATAAATCAAATAGCTTTTAATATTATAGGAAATGATGTTACTGTATCAATGGCAGTAGAGGCTGGACAATTAGAATTAAATGCATTTGAGCCCGTAATATTTTATAATGTGTTTGAATCAATTGAAACCCTAACAAATGGTGTGGATACTTTAATTAAAAATTGTATTGTTGGTATAACTGCAAATGAAGAAAAATGCAGTGAGCTTGTAAATAACAGTGTTGGAATGGTTACTGCTCTTTGCCCGTATGTAGGATATACAGAGGCGGCTAAGATAGCTAAGATGGCCATAAGAACTGGAGATTCAGTTAAAAAAGTAATATTAAAAGAAGGCATTTTAAAGGAAAAAGATATTAATAATATTATTAACCCATTTAGAATGATTACACCGGGGATTGTAGGAAAGTAG